ctacgcgaatatgaccgtcggagcgtggataaagcttctctatgcggcccagccgccattcggtaggtggcaggcaatcgtcgtgaatcaggacacaatctccaacttttggcgcattttctgtatttttccatcggtacctcttgtggaggtcctttatatagtcttctttccatcagctactgaaattatgatggagaattttaattctttcccatctatttaatGAGGATAGCGACCCCAcacctggctcaggtgtggccagaatgggtgttCCTTTTAGGAAATGCCCTTAGGGCTGTGAattcggagggatcttgcgatagtgctgtgagcggccgtgagttgagaacggcttcaattttagctaataatgtcgtgaattcttcataattaaatttatagctgccggctagcgtcttgaaatgagatttgaagctctttgCAGCtgataaaccacccatatgaggagcgcttggaggtataaattgccaattgataccttgaggggcgtacttttgtacgatatcaggggacacttgttttaagaaatccacaaactgtttttctgtggctcgttgggctcctatgaatgttttgcaattatcgctcatgattttggatggaaGCCACGttgagcgacgaagcgagcaaatgccgcgaaaaaagcctccgtcgtcagattagtacacagctcaaggtgtactgcctttgtcgtgaaacatccAATGAAGAAACTAAGTTTACGAATATCCGGAAGTTACATAAACTACTCATTCCAATTGAGGATCACCCGATCCAAACTTTATGCTACACAACCACAACCTTTGGAATTATAATCCTAATAATTTGGACACTACTCAAATTAATCAAACTACGACAAGTTactcaagaaagaaagaaactacACGAAGTTCAACAACTCACAGCCAcctttacattataaaaatgagggcattttatttattttttttttataagagagaggagagttaataccagtatcaacgacacttatacacaagtatatgagaaacgctgGTAAAGCCAGATCTGtcctaatcaaataaacaagagtatcaaccacaagactttgaactcataccaCAACATACCCGAACGAAAGActataattgaaaacaaagatgtgctcaaaactatatatgcgtattgggcaatggcaacattgttcaaatgaaaacaaagcaaagatggctgatttctgcgtttttaccacgtttttgactgtgcacacattttgccgataaggaaggaaaaggaaggaagggagtagcgtttttgactgGCTAGCCTTTAACGCACCATACGCATACAACTTACCTCGCTACGGTGACGAAAGCTGCGCTATGCTGCTATAAAAGCAAGCACTTCACACCAAATGCGATCATTCGCTCCAACTCGCCGAACAGGATGGTCGCCCAGCAGATAATAGCAGTAAGCAGGGGTAAGTGCACACCGTAGAAATAGGTAGTCCGCAGGCAttgcgcagaaaaggcatcacacTTCGGTGTGGTGCCAGTGCTCGCAATGACTGCCATAGAATGGGGTACTTCGCAGGCATTGCTTAGAAAAGGCATCTCGCTtcggtgatgccagtgctcgcaatgACTGCCGTATACCATAGAATGAGGTACTTCGCAGGCATTGCATAGAAAAGGCATCACGCTTCGGTGATGCCAGTGTTTGCAATGACTCTGTCGTTTTGTTAGATTGGTATCGGTACGCGCAAAGGCTCGACCGTTACTATGAGGAGCACAGCTGCGCTGCCTCGGGCACCGTTATTAAAACTAACGCGACTAACAGGCGACATGTAAGTACAGTGCAATGGGAGTTGATAGCTGGAGGCCAACGAAGACGGTTGGCTATTAACGAAATCTCTCCTACACAGAGGAGTCCGTCGGATACATCACCGTGCCAGttgcaacaagcgtcaacgcctggctcatcaattccgttcattttcatcaccgtgccagtcgcaacaagcgtcaacgcctggctgATCAATTCCGTTCattttcatcatcgtgccagcctcaacaagcgtcaacgcctggctcagcaatcccgttcgttttcatcaccgtgccagcgtcaacgcctggctcatcaattccgttcattttcatcaccatgccagcttcaacaagcgtcaacgcctggctcatcaaccccgttcgttttcatcaccgtgccagcttcaaccagcgtcaacgcctggctcgcCAATCTCGTTCGTTCTCATCACCACTGTATACATCACGCTAGTCTGGCTGTCCACATAAGGGGTGAGGTGTGGATACAACTTTACGAGGATAAAACTCGTCTTTTTTGCTAAGGGTTcgtgggtcccaaggctgaccctggagcaGCTGAGCATACCTCAGCTATGGACGAAACCCCATTACAGATCTTATTCtgtaaaagtaaatacatatttttttaaccgttcataagtatatgaattaactcgcgcagtttaaattcaaatatcaccttattttttgagcacagagtatatataaaatgttgttCAGATTTCTGGacagttcttaacggctacaattataaagaagatatttttgtaaagatACAAATATCATagttcatatatttatgttCATTATCGCCAGCGCATACGAATCTAGTCTTAAACgtagatatgtatttacaaatacccATTTCTATCAACAATGTAATAAATGTTCATTTCGGGTACATTGATTAGTGACCTTAGTATTTAATGTATGCAATGCAAAGGATTGTTTGCCCTTGACACCGCAAATGACCCTAAACGAATAATAGCTAAAAAAACTGTGTCTGCCATTGAGGTCGCAAATGATCTTAAACTAACAACAGGACAAGAAACAATTATGTTTGCCCTGAAGATCGCAAATGATCTTAAACTAACAATAGACAATTGTGTGTGCCCTTGAAAACACTtatgtttaagatatgtgtacatactgtcGGTATGTACAGTAGATTAGTGTTAAGATGTGTGTATGCACtaggtgggtcgattccggacttttttcgattcgggatttctaatagtgcggaaaagttgccttagtacttcctgattttaatgcaactttttgttttgagatcggattgcatcttcaaccccaactccggccttgaaatttcggaaattcgcctaaaatcgtgaaattgtgtacctagcgcctgaaatacgcatctcatggcaaaatgtataaaacaaaagttatttgtcacgtcatttgctaccgaaatggtatatgtgatcatggccgtaggacgaaccgttcccgagatacgagcgaaaaggcggcgcgccacagcgcaaggtgaaaattgttgcagcccttagctaacctgtattggtcacccagaacccaccgcgtggaggtggctgctcttcgggttcctcccaagcccaagccaaccaaccaaccatatgtcaggcttgttttatagcgggattctgtaaccagtctctagtatctatttgagacattttgaggcaaagtctcaatttgagactagttactattcactaaacagtctctagcgttaatctaaaaatattgagacttggtagttagcaggtcacaaaactaaaaagagctcttgtctgccattttgaacatactgaatagagattatcaaagatattaatcgattgtcgtttctttatattttgtattttgtgcaactcaaacacgaaaagatgaaaaataaatcaattttacataaatttcgtaaatattatgaaacaaagtcaacatatatttttattgataattatgttttttgaatatgttataggaaatttaatatttgttatcgacatatttattttcattcaagtgtaaaagcatctagagacttgagactgtctcaagttacagaatcgcacggttagtctgaatctgtgtcaaatttattgataaaatcggattttgtactaaactttggcacttgttgcttagatttcagtgtagaacgtataaaacgatcacgagattggtggaacagtcaaggtaatagtcttccagttaatcatatcgtaataattattagctttgatattcagctttggcactttattacatttaaCCCTTCCATTTGCAGTAGAGCTCCCACTCCCGGGCTCCCGAAATCCCGGGATCCCGGACTTAAAACTCCTCCcgggatttaaaattaatttcccgGGATATTCGggatttttgtccttttttttaaacactgttaattattattttttcataaacaaagttGTATTTACAATAGATGAACATTGCCAAAAAACAATTAGTAAGAATTTAGTACTTTACAACACTGTTTGATCAAAGTTACAGCACTGGTTTGATCAGCTGTTAATTGGCAAGCTGTAGCATGTGCCAAGCATACGATCAACCGCACTGCATTTTACAAACTTACACTCGTGCTTATTGTAGAAATTGTCAAAAAGTACAATACTAATGATGTTGAGAATCGcgatatcgatttaaaaataatcgaaaatgaaaaggaaaaaacgttGAAGGAAAGGTTGCAAGAAACTGTCAAAGAATCTCGCGTTTTAAAAAGAGATGTCTCATTATCAGTAGAGGAAGCGATACCAaaggaaataaatttacttcttgGGGGTGGCGGGCTTGGCAGCAATCTGGAGGTTGCTTGTGATTTTTTAAAGACAATTCCACCAACTAGTGTCGAATGCGAGCGTTGTTTTTCAGTGTCTGGCCGCATTTGCACTAAAATCAGATCTAGTTTAAACGATGAAACAATGTATGCGATTGTATTTTTAAGAtactatttaaaattagttcCTACAGAAATCGAtctgtgatttttattatttgttttttgacaaaataccaaatatatatttttttcaatttgaattatatatttttttcaatttataagaaataataattattattaaataataatttttttattataaagaaccCAAGACATGGGCATACTTAATTGAATCTATGTAActgattggaaataaaaaattaatttaatttttttaaatttataagcaataattaacaatttttattttctcccgTTTTCCCGGGAATCCCGGGAAATGAAATTTCGATATCCCGAAATCCCGGGAATTCGAAAACACTCCGGGAGTGGGAGCTCTAATTtgcagtgtcagactctgcttctacttgaccggaaataacagcttctgatattttatagagataagcttgatCTGTGCCAAGTTGattcggattaataacctcagaaggtaattggcaggatggaaaactttcaaatttgacaacaggcaacttctcacaatcagcacagtttacctatgtcgccagagaatgtattttgactctttgagacaccatctatgtgttcgaaaagagcacgaaatggaagttcgttgaaatgtagaatacaaacaacccactgtaatggcctacctattctttcttctagtttccgattgattccacctttccaacctgcgttcgtgttggtgccatcagcaccgacaacttctagatgttccacatcaactgaattgtcttgtaaatgttgccatatagcttgcgtctcatcctcagttgtcccggaaggagaagtgacgtggccaaagtaatgacaaccagattcctctttgacagtgtcgcggtagtacttttcaccttcgctgacttgtgtaagtgtattgtctttgcggccgtcaaaatacagcccatatacagagtcaatactttcggtgttttggagcttaactccaacacttttttttgcccgactaatctttcatttgtcagtgacaaagctagcctgatcctctgttatcaaacctgtttttttggcatccagaaaagcagatgaaacaatcaaggccgctgctctatcacttactccaaatctttgggcagctaaagcagtatgttctaatactagtgagttttgtttggttttagaggatggaagagaaaattcatcatcagcaccgtttttggaagaatccatgtgcgacgcacctacattgttgtcgtctgtatgagagtctggctgatctgaatggtcacgtgttctagctgatacttttctggtaagtgttgatgttgaatgacgttttgaaagcttttctttacgttaatttttctttgtaatcttttttgtttcaggtagatcaacacttccaatgcgaccaattcttctggttctctggtccaagagaaatggttgttcattgataggaactttcctttcctttggacaagtgcaagaagaaaaataaatgcatttacaagcagcgatgtcaaataattttccggcagaagagacaaagtcgtctcgtttagagctcaaacctattgtgttccttaaaaacatttgtttaagagtcagaaatttcttatggtatgtggtgagcatttgtacaactctggtgtgtgaaactatcagaatagatgactttttgaaggtattttcaaccttttttgcaactatttctgtaacctctttactcctaggttcatagttgtcgcctaggagtcgccctatacgaaatctttcaaactgataacacaaaagaacatcctggtaagtaggtaactgggactcagagagattgtacggatatatgccaaacacaggacatttctgtctaaatttaaatttagatacagacgttttgagttctgtgttctgttgatagaatataagtgatagcactcggcgaaattaacgacaagagtgaaggaactcgatgaaaaaatatttatgtggagaccagacccaacgtgtcgtatggcgcagggaaatgaatgtaagtgatataactcggcgaaatcaccgacaagcgGTGGGCGTGCTTTATTTGACAGCGCACGCCAAGTTAAGCGAATTGATCGCTATTATTCAAGAAAAGTGCTCCCAGGAAAATGGAAATGCCTTCCAAATCGTGGTTTAGTTCGTAGGCTTCAATTCTTGTTAacagaattacaaaaaaatattgaagactgcAAATTAAACGAAATATGCTCTCTAGACAGCATAGAGAGACTTATAGAAAAAACTCGTGATACTGTGCTTGAATTTATTAGCCAGCACGAAAATGATGAGTTAACGAGTACATTCTATGATTTAAGAAATAGATTTTACaaactcaaattaaaataaaaaaatgctacTAATTTTACGCTGCCTCAAATAGACATTCCCATTTTTTCAGGAGATTACGCTCAGTGGCaaacttttaaagaattgtttgAGCAACTCGTAGTCTCTCAAAATGTTTCAGATAcatataaaatgtgtattttaaaaactaaattaagagGATCGGCTGCAAGTTGTATTGCAAGTTTGCCTTCAACCTCGACAAATTTTTCAGTTGCGTGGAACCTTCTTAATGAAAGCTTTACAAATAAAAGGTTACTCGCAAATActaattttaaactaattttagaTGCACCAGTAGTGACTGAGACTGCTTTTAGTGtacgaaaatttcaagaaaaaaattctgaaagtaCACAAGCATTGGAAAGTCTCAGTTTGTCTGCAGATAATTTGTTAcaagctttattaaattatacgcTTGTGCAAAAATTAGACAACAATTTAAGACTTAGGTATGAAAATTCCCTTAAAACCCCTAAGGAAATACCTACCTTAAATTCACTACAGCCCTTTCTGAATCATGAAGGGAATGCACTAGAAGCAGCACAAGCTTCAAAAACATCaccaatatttcaaaatgcaGTATTTAAATGCATAATGGGATGTAATACTTCACACAATATATTTCattgttataaatttaaagcTCTATCTACACAGGACAAATGGGATGCTGTAATGAAACACAAATTATGCACCAAATGTCTTAAAATCgggcacaatataaaaaaatgtaaaggcGAAAGTTGCCTCACTTGTAACGGAAACAATCATTTATGGCTCCATAAAGATAAAACTTCTAAAACGAAAAGCACaatcattaaaaatacgaaaaatgataaattaaaaagtgatcGCGAATATGTCCTGCTAACAACAGCAGTTGTGTATAAAAGGCCGTGATGGAAAAATTATGAAGGCACGTGCTTTATTAGATAGTGGATCTCAAGTTCAAGATCTCAAGTTCACCTTATAACcaaagaactaaaaaataaattaaaacttccTTACAGGAGAGAATCTATGACTATTGAGGGAGTTGGTCAAAACAAGACAAATACAAATTACAGAGTTAATCTTCATTTAAAGTCATTAAAAGATCCtttcgaaacaaatttagaCACTATGGTTGTCCAAAAGATTGTGTCCAGATGGTTAATTTACTGTAGCTCTTccattcaaaaaagaaaatattaatttaggtGATTCTTCTTTACAAGCAAAAAGAAGATTTCTTTCTCTGgagaaaaatcttaaaaataatgaaactcTGAGAGAgcaatataaacaatttatgaatgaatacaTAAGGTTGGGCTATATGGAGGAAATAAAAaacacaggttcgaatctcgacagaatacatttttaattttttgcttttaacatcgtatactatacaaataaatgttttacttactaatagaaattaaatttatcacagcaatattatgtatatgtatattatgtatactgctgtgataaatttaatttctattagtaagaaaaatatttatttgttagtatacgatgttaaaaggcatacatcttctatcctatcttgtgtatctgaacatgctcatatgagtgtatgtatacgcatgtgcgcgttcagaaattgaaatcatattttcatcacttatcaatatacttattacatgagcgcgcattgacttgcatgttcatacattcatatatacttatatgtacatacatttgcattcattgccgaacaaataatgcacaagcatacaaacatacatatgcgtacacatatgaatatgtcaccaacaaaaaattgatcttcacatgTCAATACCCTGCCAACATTTTCTATCGCAAAAGTCACCTATAAGTGACTTCAAGAAGTTACAATTCAACGCCTgcgatacatttttttcatcgtAGAAGTCACTTCCTTATTGAGAAGTTGTTCCCCGCGGACGTTACTTTCAGAAGTTACGTATTAGTGACTTGTGgaagttaaaattttcgtttttaaattttttatatttatttcaattcaaaaatgtattacaaaaaaaaaataattaattcatgtgaatattagaaataagattttttaatttttcagttcattaattgtttgtttgttttgtttgtacTCTGTCTCGGGCGTGAAGTATGTATACACTTTATTTATATCCATATCGGTCGAGTTCGAATATTTGGAATGACAGGCATCTATAGGAAAATAGAATTAATTGATTTCTttatagttatagttttatgtgaaatattacttttttattagtgCAAATGTTGTAAAGCGTTGGATACTGGGTTTGTCAATTGTTCCACGCCAAGTTAAATTAACGGCCATAGCATCCGATATAATGGATTTCAATGCCATTCTTAGGAATGAAGGGAAATCCTTTCCTCCTAATCTatatattataaagggtgattttttaagagcttgataacttttttttaaaaaaaaacgcataaaatttgcaaaatctcatcggttctttatttgaaacgttagattggttcatgacatttactttttgaagataatttcatttaaatgttgaccgcggctgcgtcttaggtggtccattcggaaagtccaattttgggcaactttttcgagcatttcggccggaatagcccgaatttcttcggaaatgttgtcttccaaagctggaatagttgctggcttatttctgtagactttagacttgacgtagccccacaaaaaatagtctaaaggcgttaaatcgcatgatcttggtggccaacttacgggtccatttcttgagatgaattgttgtccgaagttttccctcaaaatggccatagaatcgcgagctgtgtggcatgtagcgccatcttgttgaaaccacatgtcaaccaagttcagttcttccatttttggcaacaaaaagtttgttagcatcgaacgatagcgatcgccattcaccgtaacgttgcgtccaacagcatctttgaaaaaatacggtccaatgattccaccagcgtacaaaccacaccaaacagtgcatttttcgggatgcatgggcagttcttgaacggcttctggttgctcttcaccccaaatgcggcaattttgcttatttacgtagccattcaaccagaaatgagcctcatcgctgaacaaaatttgtcgataaaaaagcggattttctgccaacttttctagggcccattcactgaaaattcgacgttgtggcagatcgttcggcttcagttcttgcacgagctgtattttatacggttttacaccaagatctttgcgtaaaatcttccatgtggtcgaataacacaaacccaattgctgcgaacggcgacgaatcgacatttcacggtcttcagccacactctcagaaacagacgcaatattctcttctgtacgcactgtacgcattcgtgtggttggtttaatgtccaataaagtaaactgagtgcgaaacttggtcacaatcgcattaattgtttgctcacttggtcgattatgtaaaccataaatcggacgtaaagcgcgaaacacatttcgaaccgaacactgattttggtaataaaattcaatgatttgcaagcgttgctcgttagtaagtctattcatgatgaaatgtcaaagcatactgagcatctttctctttgacaccatgtctgaaatcccacgtgatctgtcaaatactaatgcatgaaaatcctaacctcaaaaaaatcaccctttacttttctaaaattaaatatgttgcaaatatacaaatttattcataattatGGGCATTTAGTATAACAAAATCGACTTACCAGCTGAGATGTCATTTTGTCGTTCAACAGCAGCTTCGTGTCAAAATCAATAAAGTCCTTGACATCCGTGAAAGGCAAGGAAGGTATTAGAGACGTATCGCCCTTCTCACGCATATTTCTTTGCTGCTTGACTTCGGTTTTTAACGCAACGACTTCTTCCgtcaaagtttttattatttttgtattagtttcttcgaatttttcaaattttgtttgcaaaGAACGTAACTCTTGCAAAATCGTTTGTATGGTTCCTTGATCTGAAGACGCAGCTGTTGTGCTTACtagaaaattaaacatttttaataaattgcaaaGAATTAAGatctattaaaatatataccattCGATATATTCGTCAGTGGGATGTATTGTACTTGGGTATAGCCATCActcaaaaatgtaaaagtatcttctataaagtttaaaatatttatttaactttaaataaattcaatacatACTTAATATCTTACCTGTATTAGGAGCATTATTAGACgccatttttaaagaaatggaaATACAGCGAAAGTACTGTCAACACTTTGCAAAACAATAGCTTTATTTGAAATATCCTCTATggtaaagtttattttatttttcaaagtaattacttcggttttataaattttaatgtgtTCTAAGCTTAGGGGCTGTGATAATAGTGGTTTTAAGTTTGTTATAGTGTGTCCTTCAAATCTAGGCAAATTATTGTGTCGtgttattttatcaattttaacaaTATCATCTCCCACATAGCAaaaattgtttggtttttcaattgagaaataaaagtCAGAAGTTTgcacatgaaaataaaaatcctcaCTAATATTCTTTCGGCTGAACTgtacacttgtttttttttcaactgcttttaaagtaaaactagtTTCTACTTGCCTATTGTATAATTGGGCGGACACATTACTTGCTTTCTTAACTtgcttcttcaatttttgaagaTGATT
The sequence above is a segment of the Bactrocera dorsalis isolate Fly_Bdor chromosome 6, ASM2337382v1, whole genome shotgun sequence genome. Coding sequences within it:
- the LOC125779335 gene encoding uncharacterized protein LOC125779335, coding for MASNNAPNTEDTFTFLSDGYTQVQYIPLTNISNVSTTAASSDQGTIQTILQELRSLQTKFEKFEETNTKIIKTLTEEVVALKTEVKQQRNMREKGDTSLIPSLPFTDVKDFIDFDTKLLLNDKMTSQLMPVIPNIRTRPIWI